Proteins from a genomic interval of Rhizobium etli CFN 42:
- a CDS encoding MarR family winged helix-turn-helix transcriptional regulator, with protein MSNSVEIPFSTTLLVRDTCLCLHAQRAARALARLFDDALRPAGLTNGQFSLMMSLNRPEPPPMGPVAALLAMDQTTLTAALKPLQRKGWVSVMENPKDRRGRLLALTGEGRTVLARALPIWKDTHAALDQKLPDGSSARLRQDLQTVSGMTGETPKPVVRRSRHNGRATGE; from the coding sequence ATGTCAAATTCGGTTGAAATTCCCTTCTCTACAACGCTGCTGGTGCGCGATACCTGCCTCTGCCTGCATGCGCAGCGGGCGGCGCGGGCGCTCGCCCGCCTATTCGACGACGCGCTGCGGCCCGCAGGGCTGACCAACGGGCAGTTTTCGCTGATGATGTCGCTCAACCGGCCGGAGCCTCCGCCAATGGGACCGGTCGCAGCGCTCCTCGCCATGGACCAGACGACGCTGACTGCGGCCTTGAAGCCGCTGCAGCGCAAGGGCTGGGTAAGCGTGATGGAGAATCCGAAGGACAGGCGCGGCCGGCTGCTTGCCCTCACCGGCGAAGGCAGGACGGTGCTGGCAAGGGCGCTGCCGATCTGGAAAGACACTCATGCGGCGCTCGATCAAAAGCTGCCGGACGGAAGCTCCGCGCGGCTGCGGCAGGACTTGCAGACAGTGTCGGGGATGACGGGGGAGACGCCGAAGCCGGTCGTTCGCCGGTCGCGTCACAATGGGCGGGCGACGGGCGAATAG
- a CDS encoding DUF899 domain-containing protein encodes MQNEVVSREKWLEARRALLLKEKEATRLRDSINAERLALPWVKVDKDYVFDTPEGKKSLADLFDGRSQLLIYHFMLGPDWEAGCTGCSFLSDHIDGALPHLNHHDVTWVAVSRAPLGKIAAYKSRMGWKFPWVSSFANDFNFDYHVSFTPEDLAKERVFYNFTAIEPAQAHDELPGLSAFYRSDKGEIFHTYSSYARGPEELIGTLMILDRAPKGRNEESTMNFVRRHDEYEDAPKTSSCCH; translated from the coding sequence ATGCAGAATGAGGTTGTTTCCCGCGAGAAATGGCTTGAGGCCCGCCGCGCCCTGCTCTTGAAGGAAAAGGAGGCGACGAGGCTGCGCGACAGCATCAACGCCGAGCGCCTGGCGCTGCCCTGGGTGAAGGTCGACAAGGATTATGTCTTCGACACGCCCGAGGGAAAGAAGTCGCTTGCCGATCTCTTCGACGGCCGCAGCCAGCTGCTGATCTATCATTTCATGCTCGGGCCGGATTGGGAGGCCGGCTGCACCGGCTGCTCCTTCCTGTCGGATCACATCGATGGGGCGCTGCCGCATCTCAATCATCACGACGTCACCTGGGTCGCTGTTTCGCGTGCTCCGCTCGGCAAGATCGCCGCCTACAAGAGCCGCATGGGCTGGAAATTTCCATGGGTCTCGTCCTTCGCCAACGATTTCAATTTCGATTATCACGTCTCTTTCACCCCGGAGGATCTTGCCAAAGAGAGGGTCTTCTATAATTTCACTGCCATCGAGCCGGCCCAGGCCCATGACGAACTGCCTGGCCTCAGCGCCTTCTACCGCAGCGACAAGGGCGAGATCTTCCATACCTATTCGAGCTATGCCCGCGGCCCGGAGGAACTGATCGGCACCCTGATGATCCTCGACCGCGCGCCGAAGGGCCGCAACGAGGAAAGCACGATGAATTTCGTGCGCCGTCATGACGAATATGAGGATGCTCCGAAGACATCGTCCTGCTGTCACTGA
- a CDS encoding DUF1579 domain-containing protein: MMKTAEVLKEHSFLERLVGDWSVTAPEMSDGKDWTETVRSLHGIWFVAEGTGPMPNGKQASTILTLGYNAEKGKYVGSWIGSMMDYMWVYEGEVDASGNVLDLYTTGPDFSGDGFADYRERITFVDDNHRTFTSSAKQEDGSWKQFMEAHYIRKI; the protein is encoded by the coding sequence ATGATGAAGACGGCCGAAGTGCTGAAAGAGCATTCTTTTTTGGAAAGGCTGGTCGGCGACTGGAGCGTCACCGCACCCGAAATGTCCGACGGCAAGGACTGGACGGAGACCGTCCGTTCGCTGCACGGCATCTGGTTCGTCGCCGAAGGGACTGGACCCATGCCGAATGGCAAGCAGGCCTCCACGATCCTGACGCTCGGCTACAACGCCGAAAAGGGCAAATATGTCGGCAGCTGGATCGGCAGCATGATGGACTATATGTGGGTCTATGAGGGCGAGGTCGACGCCTCCGGCAATGTGCTCGACCTCTATACGACTGGACCCGACTTCAGCGGCGATGGCTTCGCCGATTACCGCGAGCGCATCACTTTCGTCGACGACAATCACCGGACTTTCACCTCCAGCGCCAAGCAGGAGGACGGCTCGTGGAAGCAGTTCATGGAAGCACATTACATCCGCAAAATCTGA
- a CDS encoding VOC family protein, whose protein sequence is MSKTHGKFIWCELMTPDTSAAAKFYSSVVGWTTSEMKVEGMPTYTVFEANGIGVAGLMEFPAELEGQGIPPNWTGYVGVDDVDQMAKDFAANGGAVRRPPQDIPTIGRFAVVADPHGAVICIMTPAPMEQTWPELAPDAPGNIGWRELYAGNGKEALDFYSKRFGWTKDSEMDMGPMGVYYIFAHDGRQTGGMMTKPDNLPMTFWCYYFIVPALDAAIERVTSGGGKVVNGPMEVPGGSWIIQATDPQGAFFCLVAPKR, encoded by the coding sequence ATGTCCAAGACGCATGGAAAGTTCATCTGGTGTGAGCTGATGACCCCCGACACCTCAGCCGCCGCAAAATTTTACAGCTCCGTCGTCGGATGGACCACCTCCGAAATGAAGGTGGAAGGCATGCCGACCTATACGGTCTTCGAAGCGAACGGTATCGGCGTTGCCGGTCTGATGGAGTTTCCGGCCGAGCTCGAAGGCCAGGGCATCCCGCCGAACTGGACGGGTTATGTCGGCGTCGACGATGTCGACCAGATGGCAAAGGATTTCGCCGCCAATGGCGGGGCGGTGCGCCGGCCGCCGCAAGACATCCCGACGATCGGCCGCTTCGCCGTCGTCGCCGACCCACATGGCGCCGTCATTTGCATCATGACGCCGGCGCCGATGGAGCAGACCTGGCCGGAACTGGCCCCCGACGCACCCGGCAATATCGGCTGGCGCGAGCTCTACGCCGGCAATGGCAAAGAGGCGCTGGACTTTTATTCCAAGCGGTTTGGCTGGACGAAGGACAGCGAAATGGACATGGGGCCGATGGGCGTCTACTACATCTTCGCCCATGATGGCCGGCAGACCGGCGGCATGATGACCAAGCCCGACAACCTGCCGATGACCTTCTGGTGCTACTACTTCATCGTGCCGGCGCTTGACGCGGCGATCGAACGCGTCACCTCAGGCGGCGGCAAGGTTGTCAACGGCCCGATGGAAGTCCCCGGTGGCAGCTGGATCATCCAGGCCACCGATCCCCAGGGCGCCTTCTTCTGCCTGGTGGCGCCGAAGCGGTAG
- a CDS encoding ABC-F family ATP-binding cassette domain-containing protein: protein MTLIAIRNLGVTLGNPLFSNLNLVVNSGDRIGLVAANGRGKSTLLACITGALEPSEGEITKARGLTIGHVAQNVPAALSDTPFYDAVLQALPADQAESESWRVDVVLESLEVSEVMRGRPLKQLSGGWQRLAMIARSWVTEPDVLLLDEPTNHLDLEKIAQLESWLNALPRDVPVILSSHDRAFLDATTNRTLFLRPEQSPVFALPYSRARAALDEIDAAEARRYERDMKTAEQLRKQAAKLNNIGINSGSDLLVVKTKQLKQRAEKLEDAAKPAHLERSAGAIRLANRGTHAKVLVTLDDTAVTTPDGTLLFKTGRQFICQDDRIVLLGLNGAGKSRLVTMLKQAIERPEAAPNGIKATPSLVLGYGDQALADLADRDTPIGTIIRRFDVGDQRARALLAGAGMTVDMQAKPIGQLSGGQKARLGMLVLRLTEPNFYLLDEPTNHLDIEGQEALENQLMAHEASCLLVSHDRSFVRAVGNRFWQIEKKRLVQVESPEGFFASVAG, encoded by the coding sequence ATGACCCTCATCGCTATCCGCAATCTCGGCGTGACGCTGGGCAATCCGCTGTTTTCCAACCTCAATCTCGTCGTCAATTCAGGCGACCGCATCGGCCTCGTCGCCGCCAACGGCCGCGGGAAATCCACGCTGCTGGCCTGCATCACCGGCGCGCTGGAGCCGAGCGAGGGCGAGATCACCAAGGCCCGCGGGCTGACGATCGGCCATGTCGCGCAGAATGTGCCGGCCGCACTTTCCGACACGCCATTCTATGATGCGGTGCTGCAGGCGCTGCCGGCCGATCAGGCCGAAAGCGAGAGCTGGCGCGTCGATGTCGTGCTGGAATCGCTCGAAGTGTCGGAGGTGATGCGCGGCCGGCCGCTGAAGCAGTTGAGCGGCGGCTGGCAGCGGCTGGCGATGATCGCCCGCAGCTGGGTCACCGAGCCAGACGTGCTGCTGCTCGACGAGCCGACCAACCATCTCGACCTCGAAAAGATCGCGCAGCTGGAAAGCTGGCTGAATGCGCTGCCGCGTGACGTGCCGGTCATCCTCTCCAGCCACGACCGCGCCTTCCTCGATGCGACGACGAACAGGACGCTGTTCCTGCGGCCGGAGCAATCGCCGGTCTTTGCGCTCCCCTATAGCAGGGCCCGCGCAGCACTCGACGAGATCGATGCCGCCGAAGCACGGCGCTACGAGCGCGACATGAAAACGGCGGAACAGCTGCGCAAGCAGGCCGCCAAGCTCAACAATATCGGCATCAATTCCGGCAGCGATCTGCTCGTCGTCAAGACCAAGCAGCTGAAACAGCGGGCGGAGAAGCTGGAGGATGCGGCCAAACCGGCGCATCTCGAACGTTCGGCCGGCGCCATCCGCCTTGCCAACCGCGGCACGCATGCCAAGGTGCTGGTGACGTTGGATGACACGGCGGTGACGACGCCGGACGGGACGCTGCTCTTCAAGACCGGCCGGCAGTTCATCTGCCAGGATGACCGCATCGTACTCCTCGGCCTCAACGGCGCCGGCAAGTCGCGGCTGGTGACGATGCTGAAGCAGGCGATCGAAAGGCCGGAGGCGGCGCCGAACGGGATCAAGGCGACGCCGTCGCTGGTTCTCGGCTACGGCGATCAGGCGCTCGCCGACCTTGCCGACCGGGACACACCGATCGGCACGATCATCCGCCGCTTCGATGTCGGCGACCAGCGGGCGCGGGCCCTGCTTGCCGGGGCCGGCATGACGGTCGACATGCAGGCAAAACCGATCGGCCAGCTGTCCGGCGGCCAGAAGGCGCGGCTCGGCATGCTGGTGCTGAGGCTGACCGAGCCGAATTTCTATCTGCTCGACGAGCCCACCAACCACCTCGATATCGAGGGACAGGAGGCGCTGGAGAATCAGTTGATGGCGCACGAGGCGAGCTGTCTGCTGGTCTCGCACGACCGCAGCTTCGTGCGGGCGGTGGGAAACCGCTTCTGGCAAATCGAGAAGAAGCGGCTTGTGCAGGTGGAGAGCCCGGAGGGGTTTTTTGCTTCTGTGGCGGGGTGA